In one window of Megalopta genalis isolate 19385.01 chromosome 8, iyMegGena1_principal, whole genome shotgun sequence DNA:
- the brp gene encoding ELKS/RAB6-interacting/CAST family member bruchpilot isoform X17 — MAAKMKTLEEQHQDYQRHITVLKESLCAKEEHYNMLQADVEEMRQRLEEKNRMIEKKTQAALQAQQERNRMNTELTELKDHMDIKDRKISVLQRKIENLEDLLKEKDNQVDMARARLTAMQAHNCSSEGALSSLEEAIGDKEKQMAQLREQRDRAEQEKQEERELHEREIAEYKMKIHALESEVEKLGARLERAQAEKDRLEAKLESSQSELGKSKAELDKAASEVGRSGADWEAAKQRITRLELDNERLRHDVERSQSTYGRSAINSTQEIDRIHERAEKAAAELRRAQAELRVTQADNERARAEAVALQEKVEKSQGEVYRLKARLENAQGEQESLRDEYDRAQASVARLHSERDKAMADLEKSQEELERTQATLGKSQLQQDKLQSLLDKTQSEMDKVQEKLDKSQSEIRRMQMEREKQNYDFENLQSQLDQALGQSTRIQKERETIQLEVDRLQDKYEKAQIIMLRLQKERDRFQEEIQKLYEKIEFQQSQAAKMQREKENLLSELELVKERWEKVHNSHQKLTLERDDAVTEIQILREKVEKAQYAMNKAHEDRENANKEFEEMREKYDRSQSEVYRLQNRIEVMEADKDRLELEAEKQQMLASKSRDEARKAQDELAHVQELYDRAALQLGRTKEHEEKSKDDLDRLTVDLEMVRERYEKSQTELRRLQNEREKLVADNERISFELERAHSQLNKTQVATEKTQEELARMQLEIEKMYEKHDRQQAEVRKAQAESERLRVEAESAREESERYAARFGKYQESQERQKEEHEYAKLEVERLRDRLEKALAELERARKAEQDASRLRADLERAEGVRGKYQYEQEKWQSEGSRLQQEVDKLRERLEGRESELKRTQTSHAELEAKLHETQLQLERAREEAAKANAAQERNRGEIERAKIETEKIRDRHDKVKARADALEADNEKLRVEIIRLERLMQTEGKTRSESASIEVERLRASLDKAIVARDQVELEAGRLAKELEKTHVQTAKYQEAAEANKKEMERVVADIQLLRDEREALRQELRRVQQQQQQQQQQQQMVGNEEMARLQHELQIAMRDRDKNAAILENREKHWEKIEKVKEKLEAEAKQLQVERDQLVIQLEKSQEMLVNFQQELNANEAELERQREEVRRLQQLQQQRAHAQTPDRAAKEALEAQMREVHRLTQQVQNLTQAQTKERQRAEQAEKRVQELNKQIASRDTSVGGSEAQLEQWRKVCETERQRADAAERQAAELQKRIQTTERQLHAQQQQIQQMQQTIQQLQQQQQQQQQQPSQQNGQEVAKLRKELERARKETAEQTVERERIQSQIEKLCEELEKSQVNLHQATKKLQAGGGKPGPDTTQERRHLDEQKRQLEEQRRQTEDRAKSVDQKARTVEEKERTLQSLDQDLKKRKAKMDQLEQQLQRSGGSPDKRLTEMQKALETAEKELDKAKEESTRSSAETERLLQLMQMTQEEQNTKERQIRELQDALKAAQVKLKQAATAQQQEDPEIAKHIEDTRKKELEARDKQITVLELKASSLEKLLREHTCSKKIKDARNESLEDQDAWRKESPKANEEKDSRRRELEAKDKRIAQLENELESLKSLMTEDSQPTRLKRSKENDERTKEGCESWKQEIEAKNRRIVELEQEMESLENFLREHADTESLRDLEIMVERKSRRIEELEYTVAEFEDFLKQNPDVKELHELRCQVTDGNRRIQELERWIQKSGENRELRIDQERVVELEEMVTQLEEYVRKHNVDGLKMKLEDRECKIEQLQSRVGCLERELCKVEESYRGKEAQKNHRNVQDRWTTMAPDDLPCNRLIMDGNGELREKEQKMKKMEHAISEKDNKIQAHEQQIVENKDEITKLRKEVAGLKKELSEYDDIGVLKEEIRVRDERVQQLEDEVDSLERAFSERIDLEQIEEMVNIIKEKEDKERHMSKDLMEKRSRIEELSEALRESVVITSDSEKKWKNEEMMKKEALQKVAKLQQRIASMQSASALKCITCQPLLSKLYKYETRLEKLAEERTAQLKDLRQVKREALKAAVSEKDAHLALLELSGFKNTVQSKQAEELKADRKRLLDTLKKEDEKSIELPAEFSLSGSEGTPHLLTRVLETSDNEEDSLNDRRSDSSSPRPATRNGDGCEQSKGKTSKGSESKGRRDQPKIDQQDSR, encoded by the exons ATGGCCGCCAAGATGAAAACCCTCGAGGAACAGCACCAGGACTATCAACGGCACATCACCGTGCTCAAGGAGTCGCTCTGCGCCAAAGAGGAACACTACAATATGCTTCAGGCTGAT GTGGAGGAAATGCGGCAGAGGCTCGAGGAGAAGAACCGGATGATAGAGAAGAAGACGCAGGCGGCCTTGCAGGCGCAACAGGAACGAAACCGCATGAATACCGAGCTGACCGAGCTCAAGGATCACATGGATATCAAGGACCGGAAGATCAGTGTTCTCCAGCGCAAG ATCGAGAATCTGGAAGATCTACTGAAGGAGAAGGACAACCAGGTCGACATGGCAAGGGCGAGACTGACGGCGATGCAGGCGCACAACTGCAGCAGCGAAGGTGCGCTGAGCAGCCTGGAGGAAGCAATAGGAGATAAGGAGAAGCAAATGGCGCAATTACGCGAGCAGAGAGACCGGGCCGAGCAAGAGAAGCAGGAAGAAAGGGAGTTACACGAGAGGGAGATCGCCgagtataaaatgaaaattcacGCCCTCGAGTCTGAG GTCGAGAAACTGGGCGCCCGACTGGAGAGGGCGCAGGCAGAAAAGGACCGGCTTGAGGCGAAGCTGGAGAGCTCGCAGTCGGAGCTGGGCAAGAGCAAGGCCGAGCTTGACAAAGCCGCGTCCGAGGTCGGTCGCAGCGGAGCCGACTGGGAGGCTGCCAAGCAGAGGATAACCAGGTTGGAGCTGGACAACGAGAGACTCAGGCACGACGTGGAGAGATCGCAGAGCACTTATGGCAGGAGCGCCATCAACTCCACCCAGGAGATAGACAGGATCCACGAGCGGGCGGAGAAGGCGGCTGCGGAACTGAGAAGGGCGCAGGCCGAGCTCAGGGTGACGCAGGCCGACAACGAGAGGGCCAGGGCCGAAGCTGTCGCCCTCCAAGAAAAG GTGGAGAAGAGTCAAGGTGAAGTGTACAGGCTGAAAGCGAGATTGGAAAATGCTCAAGGGGAGCAGGAGAGCCTTCGGGACGAGTACGATCGAGCACAGGCGTCGGTAGCCCGGCTTCACTCGGAACGGGACAAGGCGATGGCGGATCTCGAGAAGTCGCAAGAGGAGCTCGAACGTACTCAGGCGACCCTCGGCAAATCACAGCTTCAGCAGGACAAGCTGCAGTCTCTCCTGGACAAGACGCAGAGCGAGATGGACAAGGTTCAGGAGAAGCTGGACAAGTCGCAGTCGGAGATTCGCAGA ATGCAGATGGAACGCGAGAAACAGAACTACGATTTCGAGAACCTGCAGAGCCAACTGGACCAAGCCCTCGGACAGTCGACCAGAATACAAAAGGAACGGGAAACGATTCAGCTGGAAGTGGACCGACTGCAGGACAAATACGAGAAGGCGCAG ATCATAATGCTACGGCTGCAGAAGGAACGGGACCGCTTCCAGGAGGAAATACAGAAGCTGTACGAGAAGATAGAGTTCCAGCAGAGTCAGGCGGCGAAGATGCAACGGGAGAAGGAGAACCTGTTGTCGGAGCTCGAGCTGGTCAAGGAACGATGGGAGAAGGTGCACAACTCCCATCAGAAGCTGACG CTCGAACGGGACGACGCCGTCACCGAGATTCAGATTTTGAGGGAGAAAGTGGAGAAAGCGCAGTACGCGATGAACAAGGCGCACGAGGACCGGGAGAACGCGAACAAAGAGTTCGAGGAGATGCGTGAGAAGTACGACAG ATCCCAGAGCGAAGTGTACCGACTGCAGAACCGCATCGAGGTGATGGAGGCGGACAAGGACAGGCTGGAGCTCGAGGCTGAGAAGCAGCAGATGCTTGCGTCGAAGAGCCGGGACGAGGCGCGCAAGGCCCAGGACGAGCTGGCCCACGTGCAAGAGCTGTACGACAGAGCGGCGCTACAGTTGGGCCGCACGAAGGAGCACGAGGAGAAGTCGAAGGACGATCTCGACAGGTTGACGGTGGACCTGGAGATGGTACGGGAGCGTTACGAGAAGTCGCAGACCGAGCTGCGCCGGTTGCAGAACGAGCGGGAGAAGCTGGTCGCGGACAACGAGAGGATCAGCTTCGAGCTGGAGCGGGCCCACTCGCAGCTGAACAAGACGCAGGTGGCGACGGAAAAGACGCAGGAGGAGTTGGCGCGCATGCAGCTggagatcgagaaaatgtacgAGAAGCACGACCGTCAGCAGGCCGAAGTGCGGAAAGCGCAGGCGGAGTCGGAGCGGCTCCGCGTCGAGGCGGAGAGCGCGCGCGAGGAGAGCGAGAGGTACGCGGCCAGGTTCGGCAAGTACCAGGAAAGCCAAGAACGGCAGAAGGAGGAGCACGAATACGCGAAGCTGGAGGTGGAGCGGCTCCGCGACCGGCTGGAGAAGGCGCTTGCGGAGCTCGAGCGAGCGAGGAAGGCCGAGCAGGACGCCTCGAGGCTGCGCGCCGATCTGGAGCGTGCGGAGGGGGTGCGAGGTAAATACCAGTACGAGCAGGAGAAGTGGCAGAGCGAGGGTAGTAGGCTACAGCAGGAGGTGGATAAGCTGCGGGAACGTCTGGAGGGCCGGGAGTCGGAGCTGAAGAGGACGCAGACCAGCCACGCCGAGCTCGAGGCGAAGCTGCACGAGACGCAGCTTCAGCTCGAGCGGGCGCGCGAGGAGGCGGCCAAGGCGAACGCAGCGCAGGAACGGAATCGCGGCGAGATCGAGCGGGCTAAAATCGAAACCGAGAAGATACGCGACCGTCACGACAAGGTGAAGGCGAGAGCGGACGCCCTGGAGGCGGACAACGAAAAGCTCCGCGTCGAGATAATCCGGCTCGAGAGGCTGATGCAGACCGAGGGTAAGACCAGATCGGAGAGCGCGAGCATCGAGGTCGAACGGCTACGGGCCAGCCTCGACAAGGCGATCGTCGCTCGCGATCAGGTGGAGCTCGAGGCGGGCAGATTGGCCAAGGAGCTCGAGAAGACGCACGTGCAGACCGCCAAGTACCAAGAAGCAGCCGAGGCGAACAAGAAGGAGATGGAACGTGTCGTCGCAGACATTCAGCTGCTCAGAGACGAGCGGGAGGCGCTCAGGCAGGAGCTGCGGCGGgtgcaacagcagcagcaacagcagcaacagcaacagcagatGGTGGGCAACGAGGAGATGGCCCGGCTGCAGCACGAGCTTCAGATCGCGATGCGAGATCGAGACAAGAACGCGGCGATCCTAGAGAACCGGGAGAAACACTGGGAGAAGATCGAGAAGGTGAAAGAGAAGCTCGAGGCGGAGGCGAAGCAGCTGCAGGTGGAACGGGATCAGCTGGTGATACAGCTCGAGAAGTCGCAGGAGATGCTGGTCAACTTCCAGCAGGAGTTGAACGCGAACGAGGCCGAGCTGGAGCGTCAGCGCGAGGAGGTGCGACGGCTGCAGCAGCTTCAGCAGCAGAGGGCGCACGCCCAGACGCCGGACAGAGCCGCGAAGGAGGCCCTAGAGGCTCAGATGCGGGAGGTGCACCGGCTGACGCAGCAGGTCCAGAACCTGACGCAGGCACAGACCAAGGAACGGCAGAGAGCCGAGCAGGCCGAGAAACGGGTGCAGGAGCTGAACAAGCAGATCGCCTCGAGGGACACGTCGGTCGGCGGAAGCGAGGCGCAGCTCGAGCAATGGCGGAAGGTCTGCGAGACGGAGAGGCAGCGGGCGGACGCGGCCGAGCGACAGGCGGCCGAGCTGCAAAAGCGAATCCAGACGACCGAGAGGCAGCTGCACGCGCAGCAACAGCAGATCCAGCAGATGCAGCAGACCATTCAACagctacagcagcagcaacagcagcagcagcagcaaccgtCACAGCAGAACGGCCAGGAGGTCGCCAAGCTGCGAAAGGAGCTTGAACGCGCGCGAAAGGAGACCGCCGAGCAGACTGTCGAGCGCGAGCGGATTCAGTCGCAGATCGAAAAGCTGTGCGAGGAACTCGAGAAATCTCAG GTGAACTTGCATCAGGCAACCAAGAAACTCCAAGCTGGCGGCGGGAAACCTGGTCCCGATACTACCCAAGAGAGGCGACATCTAGACGAACAGAAACGCCAattggaagagcagagaaggcaGACGGAGGATCGAGCCAAATCCGTCGATCAGAAAGCTAGAACAGTAGAGGAGAAGGAGAGGACGCTCCAAAGTCTCGACCAGGACCTGAAGAAACGGAAAGCGAAGATGGATCAGCTCGAGCAGCAGTTACAGAGG AGCGGTGGGTCGCCGGACAAGAGGTTGACGGAAATGCAGAAGGCCCTCGAGACAGCGGAGAAAGAGTTGGACAAAGCAAAGGAGGAGTCTACCAGAAGCTCCGCCGAGACCGAGAGGCTACTGCAGCTGATGCAGATGACGCAGGAAGAACAGAACACGAAAGAGAGACAAATCAGAGAACTTCAAGA TGCACTAAAAGCCGCACAAGTCAAGTTGAAACAAGCCGCAACTGCACAGCAACAAGAG GACCCGGAGATCGCGAAACACATAGAGGACACCAGGAAGAAGGAGCTCGAGGCCAGGGACAAGCAGATCACGGTGCTGGAGCTGAAGGCGTCCTCCCTGGAGAAGCTGCTGAGGGAGCATACCTGCTCCAAGAAGATCAAAGACGCGAGGAACGAGAGCCTCGAGGACCAAGACGCCTGGAGGAAGGAGAGTCCTAAAGCGAACGAGGAGAAGGACTCGCGGAGAAGAGAGCTGGAGGCGAAGGATAAACGGATAGCACAGCTGGAGAACGAGCTCGAGTCCTTGAAGAGCCTGATGACGGAGGACAGCCAGCCAACCAGACTGAAAAGGTCGAAGGAGAACGATGAGAGAACGAAGGAGGGCTGCGAGTCCTGGAAGCAGGAAATCGAGGCGAAGAACAGGCGGATCGTCGAGCTCGAGCAAGAGATGGAGTCTTTGGAGAACTTCCTCAGGGAGCACGCCGATACCGAGAGCTTGCGAGATCTAGAGATCATGGTGGAAAGGAAGAGCAGAAGGATCGAGGAGCTGGAGTACACCGTGGCTGAGTTCGAGGACTTCCTTAAGCAGAATCCTGACGTGAAAGAGCTGCACGAGCTTCGTTGCCAAGTGACCGACGGGAACAGACGGATCCAGGAGCTGGAGAGGTGGATTCAGAAGAGCGGTGAGAACAGAGAGCTGAGGATCGATCAGGAGAGGGTCGTCGAGCTGGAGGAGATGGTCACGCAGCTCGAGGAGTACGTCAGGAAGCACAACGTGGACGGGCTGAAGATGAAGCTGGAGGACCGGGAATGCAAGATCGAGCAGCTGCAGAGCCGAGTCGGGTGTTTGGAGAGAGAACTGTGTAAAGTTGAGGAAAGCTATCGAG GGAAAGAAGCACAGAAGAATCACCGAAACGTCCAGGATAGATGGACGACGATGGCCCCGGACGATTTGCCCTGCAACCGCCTGATCATGGACGGGAATGGTGAGCTGCGCGAGAAGGAGcagaagatgaagaagatggAGCACGCTATCTCCgagaaggacaacaagatccaGGCACACGAGCAGCAGATCGTCGAGAACAAGGACGAGATAACGAAGCTGAGGAAGGAGGTGGCAGGCCTGAAGAAGGAGCTCAGCGAGTACGACGACATCGGTGTCCTGAAGGAGGAGATCCGCGTCAGGGACGAGAGGGTCCAGCAGCTCGAGGACGAGGTGGATTCTCTGGAGCGAGCGTTCAGCGAGAGGATAGACCTCGAGCAGATCGAGGAAATGGTAAACATAATCAAAGAGAAAGAGGACAAGGAACGGCATATGTCTAAAGATTTGATGGAGAAGAGGAGCAGGATCGAGGAACTGAGCGAAGCCCTCCGCGAGAGCGTCGTCATCACCAGCGACAGCGAGAAGAAATGGAAGAATGAAGagatgatgaagaaggaagCCTTGCAAAAA GTAGCAAAATTGCAGCAGAGAATCGCGTCGATGCAGTCGGCTTCAGCGTTGAAATGCATCACCTGCCAGCCGCTTCTTTCCAAGCTGTACAAGTACGAGACCAGGCTCGAGAAGCTCGCCGAGGAAAGAACCGCGCAGCTGAAAGATCTGCGGCAAGTAAA ACGTGAAGCTTTGAAGGCTGCCGTGTCCGAGAAAGACGCACACCTGGCTCTGCTGGAGCTGTCCGGGTTCAAGAACACCGTGCAGTCCAAACAAGCTGAGGAACTGAAGGCGGACAGAAAGAGGCTGTTGGACACGCTAAAGAAAGAG GATGAGAAAAGCATCGAGTTGCCGGCGGAGTTTAGTTTATCCGGCTCGGAAGGGACACCGCATTTGCTCACGAGAGTTCTGGAAACGTCCGACAACGAAGAAGACAGTTTGAATGATCGTCGTAGCGATTCGAGTTCCCCGAGACCGGCCACGAGGAACGGCGACGGCTGCGAGCAATC GAAAGGGAAGACATCGAAGGGATCGGAGTCGAAAGGCAGGCGAGACCAGCCGAAGATCGATCAGCAGGATAGCAGATAA